From Asterias rubens chromosome 20, eAstRub1.3, whole genome shotgun sequence, one genomic window encodes:
- the LOC117303847 gene encoding GTP-binding protein SAR1b-like translates to MFIVNWFTDFLSYVGLWKKSGKLVFLGLDNAGKTTLLHMLKDGRMAQHVPTLHPTSESLSMGSISFTTFDLGGHSQARRVWKDYLPAIDGIVFLIDAADPQRFAEAKAELDGLMTDEMVANAPIVILGNKIDMPTACSEDHIRNCFGLIQQTTGKGNVPQRDLPGRPLELFMCSVLKQQGYGDAFKWLAQYI, encoded by the exons ATGTTTATTGTAAATTGGTTCACAGATTTTCTTAGTTATGTTG GTCTATGGAAGAAAAGTGGCAAGCTTGTATTTCTTGGTCTAGACAATGCTGGGAAGACGACGTTACTACACATGCTGAAGGATGGCAGGATGGCACAGCATGTTCCAACGTTACATCCAA CATCAGAATCGCTTAGTATGGGATCGATATCATTCACAACCTTTGACCTCGGAGGTCACTCCCAGGCACGTCGAGTGTGGAAGGACTACCTACCAGCGATTGACGGAATCGTTTTCCTCATAGACGCAGCAGATCCTCAAAGATTCGCAGAGGCCAAAGCAGAACTTGAT GGTCTCATGACGGATGAGATGGTCGCTAACGCTCCCATCGTGATTCTGGGGAACAAAATTGACATGCCCACAGCTTGCAGTGAAGACCATATAAGGAATTGTTTCGGACTTATTCAACAGACAACAGGGAAG GGAAATGTACCACAAAGAGATTTGCCAGGGCGCCCTCTGGAGTTGTTCATGTGCAGCGTTTTGAAGCAACAAGGTTACGGCGACGCCTTCAAATGGTTGGCGCAGTACATATAA